The stretch of DNA GGATAGCGAGCATCTCGTCGAAGACGGTGGAGGCGTCGTTCACCAGTCGCTGCTCCTGCGACACGACCACCGGCGCCGCTGTCACGGGCGGAGCGGCGACTTGGCCAAGGGCCAACGGCGTCGTGCAAAAGACCGCCGCTGCGAGGACGGCGACAAGGCGGGGCAAGGGAGTGAACATTGGAATCGAGAGAAGGGAGGCAAGGTGTAGGATCGGATGCCTTCAAGCTAGACCCCGACGCCGCAACTGGGCAAGATCAGCGCGGACTGGATAGCGGATGGCGTGATAGCGTTATAGAAGCCGCGCCGTACTTGCGAGGGCCCTACCAAGATCACCGGCTGCGAAGCGAATAAGAAAACACGTCGCCAGTCTCACGCCCCCTCGTATGAATCTTGTCGAAAGCACCGCCGAGCGTCTTGTCCTTCGCGGCACGCCCGGCGGGCGGCTGGCCGTGATGGCGTTGACAGCGATTGGTTTGGCGCTCACCGCAGCGATTGGTTACTTCGCCTTCGCCCTCTATGACGCGTCAAAGGGCCTCGCCTGGGGCCATATGCCGCTCGCCCTGGGCTTGGGGATTGGGCAGCTGCTGTTCTGGGCCGGCGCCGTGACGCTCGCCGTTGGCCGTCTATCGCTGGTGCTCGACCGGGCCACCGGCCAGGGCGTCTACAGCGTCCGCTCGCCGATCATCGACGCGGGCAGGCCGTGCCGCTTCCGCCTCGAGAACATCGCCCGCCTCGAGATGACCGCGACCGAGGAGGCCCGCCCGGAAGTGGGGGACGGCGCCCGTTTCGACGCGACCGTTGTCAAACTCCGCTTGCTCGTCAGCCGCCCCCGCCGCGCGATCACGCTCGACGAGACACAGAACGGCAATGTCCAGCGGATCGAGAAGCTACGGGATGCCGTAGCGAATTGGCTCGAGGGTTAAACGGCTTCTTCGCATTCACTAAGCGGACTTCGCAAGTCCCATCGCGGCCGGCCGCAACCTTTTTTTAGATCACCTAGTTTCTCTGGGCGCTGTCATCCCCAGAGGTGGTCAGCCGACGATCGGCAGGTAGAATGTGACGCATCGTCACTTTTTGCAAACCATCAAAAGTCCCCGGTTTGTAGCAGGTAACGGCTCCTGGCGGCTTCCCACCAACGGCGCGACCTGCGCCTCGCCGTCTGATTTCTTCCTCCCTGGTTGAGAGACGTAGTGACTCTTCCGATCCGTTTGGCCGGGCCGCTGGCGGTCGCGGCGGCTGTGCTGGCCGTTGGGTGCGGTTCCAAGCCCCCCGGGGGCCCGCAAGCGAACGCCAACGCCCCCGTCGAGGTTACCGTCGCCAAGCCGCTGGTTCTCTCGACACTCGACTGGGACCCCTACACGGGCCGTCTGGCGCCCGTGGACGAGGTTGAGGTCCGCGCCCGGGTGAGCGGCTACCTCGAGTCGTATCACTTCGAAGAGGGCCAGTTCGTTGACGAGGGGCAGCTGCTGTTCGTCATCGACCAGCGGCCGTACCAGGCGGCGGTCGATCAGGCAAAGGCCTTGCTCGAAGAGGCCCACTCTCGCCACCGCCAAGCCGAAGCCCAGGTCCGTGAGGCCGAAGCCGGCCGCCAGCAAGTCTCGGCCCGACTGGAACTCGCACAAACGCAGCTCAACCGGGCGAAGCCGCTCGTCCCGCGCGGCGCGATCAGCGAAGACGCCTACGACGAGTACGTCGCCGCGGCGCGTCAGGCCGAGGCCGACGCCGCCGCCGCCGACGCGGCGATCGAATCCGCTAAGGCCGCCGTCAACGCCGCGGTCGCCTCGATCGCCACGGCCGAAGCGGCCCTCACCGCAGCGGAGCTCGACCTCGGCTACTGCCGCATCACCGCGCCGATCCGCGGGCGGGTGAGCCGACGGATGATCACCAAGGGAAACCTCGTAACGGGCGGACTCGGCGCGATGCCGCTGACGACGATCGTCTCGATGGACCCGATCCACGTCTACTTCGATTGCAACGAGCAGGCATTGCTCAAGTACATCCGCCTGGACCAGACCACCCAGCGCAAGAGCTCGCGCGACGTGAAGACGCCCGCCTACATGGCGCTGATCGATGAGGAGGGTTATCCGCACAAGGGCTACATCGACTTCGTCGATAATCGCGTCGATCGGGCTACGGGCTCGATGCGGGCGCGGGCTATCTTCGCCAACACCGATGAAGAGCTCGTGCCCGGCGTGTTCGTTCGCTTGCAGATCCCCGGCAGCGAGCCCGGCCCGCGGGTGTTGATCCCCGATTCGGCGGTCGCGACCGACCAAGCGGCGAAGTTCGTCTACATCGTCGGCGAAGGCGACAAGCTCGAGCGCCGCCCCGTCACGACCGGCGCGATCTCGAAAGACCTGCGCGTTATCACCGGCGGCCTCGACGGGTCGGAGAGCGTGGTCGTCAAAGGCCTGCAGCGTTGCCGTCCCGGCGCCGAAGTGAAAGTGACCGTCGAGGAGATTGTCGCGGGCGACGACCTCGGCCTGCCCGACACCTACGAGCCCGTGGCGCCCGAGGAGTGGCTGCGGCCGGCGATGACTCCGATCAACACCACCCCCGACGCGGCGCTGACACGCGCTCAGAAGGGGGCGAAGGCACGATGAAGTTCGCTCACTTCTTTATCGACAGGCCGATCTTCGCGACGGTGCTGTCGGTCGCGATCGTCCTCGTGGGCGCGATCAGCTACTACACGCTCCCGGTGTCGCAATACCCGGAGATCGCGCTGCCGACGGTTGTCGTCACGACGACCTACCCGGGCGCCACGGCGGAGACCGTCGCCGAGACCGTCGCCACGCCGATCGAGCAAGAGGTCAACGGCGTTGAGCGGATGCTCTACATGGAGTCGCAATCGACTCCCGACGGCACGATGTCGCTGACGATCACGTTCGAGCTCGGCACCGATGTCGACCAGGCCCAGGTGCTCGTACAGAACCGGGTGGACCGCGCGCTGCCGCGTCTGCCGGAAGAGGTGCGCCGCGGCGGCGTGGTGACGCAGAAGAGCTCGCCCGAGATGCTGATGGTGGTCCACCTGATCTCGCCGGACCGCTCGCGCGACCAGGTCTACATCTCGAACTACGCCTACTTGCAGATCCGCGACGCATTGTCGCGCATCAACGGCGTCGGCGAGCTGCGCGTCTTCGGCGGCTCGGAGTACTCGATGCGGGTGTGGCTCGACCCCGAGCACTTGGCGTCGCTCGACCTGACGGCGGGCGACGTGGTCGCGGCGTTGCGCGAGCAGAACGTCCAGGTCGCCGCCGGCAAGATCGGCCAGACGCCGCTCCCCGAGCCGACCGATTTTCAGCTAACGATCTCGAGTCAGGGTCGCTTGCGCACCGCGGAGGAGTTCGCCCAAATCGTCATCAAGCGCGGCGCCGAGGGACGCCTGACGCGGCTGTCGGACGTGGCGCGGATTGAATTGGGCGCTCAGGACTACTCGGTCAACAGCTACCTCGACGGCAACAACGCCGTGGCCCTGCTGGTGTTCGCCCGCCCGGGCACGAACGGCGTCGACACGGCCCACGAGGTCGAGAAGACCGTGAAGGAGCTGTCGAAAAACTTCCCCGACGGTCTGGAGTACCGCATCGCCTACAACCCGACGCGGTTCGTCGAGGAGTCGATCGAGGAGGTGTTCCGTACGCTGATCGAAGCGACCATCCTCGTGGTGCTGACGGTGTTCATCTTCTTGCAGCGTTGGCAGGCGACCCTCATCCCCGTGGTGGCGATCCCGATTTCGCTGATCGGCACCTTCGCGATCATGAGCGGCCTGGGCTTTAGCCTTAACAGTCTGTCGTTGTTCGGCCTCGTGCTGGCGATCGGCATCGTCGTGGACGACGCCATCGTCGTGGTTGAGAACGTCGAGCGGTTGATCCACGAAGGGATGAGCCCGCGCGAGGCGACGCGCACCGCGATGACCGAGGTCGGCTCAGCGCTCATCGCGTCGGCGCTGGTGCTCGTGGCGGTCTTCGTGCCGACGGCCTTCATGGCGGGCATCAGCGGACAGTTCTATCGGCAGTTCGCCGTGACGATCGCCGTGGCGACCGTCATCAGCGCCTTCGTCTCGCTGACGCTGACGCCGGCCATGTGCGCGTTGCTCTTGCAACCGTCCGACGCCAAGCCCGGCCTCTTCACCCGCGGCATGGACCTCTTGTTCGGCTGGTTCTTCCGGCCGTTCAATCGCGTCTTCGACTTCGGCAGCAACCTCTATGCGGGGACCGTGAGGCGGTTTGTCCGCATGGGCCTCGTCATGCTGATTATTTACGGCGGCCTCCTGGTGGCGACACGGTACAGCTTCGATCTGGTGCCGACGGGCTTCATCCCCGAGCAAGACCAGGGCTACCTGATCGTCACGATCCAGCTCCCCGACAGCGCGTCGCTTACCCGCACGGACGAAATTGTGCGCCGCGTCAGCGAGATCGCCTTGGATATCGACGGCATCAACAACGCCGTGGCGTTTGCGGGCTTCTCCGGCGCAACGCGGACGAACGCCACCAACGTCGCCGCGTGTTTCACCGCGCTCGAAGACGCCGGCACGCGCGCCGAGCGTGGCCGCGAGATCAACGTCCTGCAGCAGGAACTCCAGGCCAAGCTGAGCCAGATCCAAGAGGCCGACATCCGTGTGCTCGCCCCGCCGCCGGTGCGTGGCATCGGCAACGCAGGCGGCGTCAAGCTGTACGTCCAGGACCGCGGCGGCGCCGGGTACCAAGCCCTCGGCGATACGACCAACGCGTTCGTCGGCGCCGCGATGCAAGAGGCCGGCCCCGCGACGGGCATCGCGGCCGCCTTCTCGTTTTACCGCGCCGACACGCCCCAGCTGTACGCCGACATCGACCGCACCCGCGCCCAACAGCTCGACGTGCCGATGCAGAACGTCTTCGACACGCTGCAGGTGTACTTGGGTTCGTTGTACGTCAACGACTTCAACTACCTGGGCCGCACCTACCGCGTCACGGCCCAGGCCGACGCTGAGTACCGCGACGAGCTCAGCGACGTGCTCCGCCTGCGGACCCGCAGCGCGTCGGGCGCGATCGTGCCGCTGGGGACGATCCTCACGATGAAAGAACGCATCGGACCCGACCGCATCGTCCGTTACAACCTCTTCCCCTCGGCCGACGTAAACGGTGTGACGCTCCCCGGCACGAGCACGGGGCAGTCGATCGCCGCGTTCGAGCGCATCGCCGCGACGACGCTGCCGCAAGGCTTCGATTACGAGTGGACCGATCTGGCGTACCAAGAGAAGGCGGCCGGCAACACGGCGCTCTTGATCTTCCCGCTGTGTGTGGTGTTCGTGTTCCTCACGCTCGCGGCCCAGTACGAGAGCTGGGTACTACCGCTGGCGATTATCCTGATCGTTCCGCTCTGTCTGCTGTTCGCGATCGGCGGCGTCTGGTTCCGCGGCATGGACAACAACATCCTCACGCAGATTGGTTTCGTGGTGCTGATCGCCCTGGCGTGCAAGAACGCGATCCTGATCGTCGAGTTCGCCAAGGCGCTCGAGGACCAGGGCAAGACGCGCTTCGAGGCCGCCGTCGAAGCCTGCCGCCTGCGGCTGCGGGCAATCCTGATGACGGCGTTCTCCTTCGTCCTCGGCGTGATCCCCCTGTTGATCGCCACCGGCGCCGGCTTTGAGATGCGCCGCGCGCTGGGCACCGCCGTGTTCAGCGGCATGCTCGGCGTGACGATCATGGGCCTGTTCTTGACGCCCGTGTTCTACGTCCTGCTCCGCGGCGTTTTTGGACGCAAGAAGGCGGAACGCACGGCGTAGAAGCGGCAGGTAACTCTGCGGATTCGAACAACGGTGAGCCGGCGACGTGAGTCGTCGGCTCTCATGCTCCCTGTCGGTAGTGGCAGACACGACTCCCAAGAGAGTCTTGACCTCGACCACCTTCTTCCGCTCGTAGAGATGACCCTGGCGATCCCTCACGTACGGGACGTTCTGGCGGCTTCGAAGACGAATCGCCTTACTCGCAGCTAGGCGTGTGCTGTGCCGCCACCTTATCGGCAGTCGGTCATTGGCCATTTCGAACCGGCTCTCGCAATTGCGCACGCGCACAAGCAATTTCACGTCCGCCAGTTCGAACGCTGGGGCCCGCTGATAGGGCCGTCTTACATTTGGCGCCTCGGCGTAGGGGTGGCTCGCCGGAGGGCGGCGTCCCTCGATTACCCCTTTGAGAAAGAGGCTTTCGGTGAAGAGCCGTAAGGCTGAACTTGGTAGGTCCAACCAGGTCCGTCGTGTCGGCAGCGAATTCATTGCGACGGATAGCATCTCACAGGCGTGGATCAACTTTTGTTGATCCTCTCCCGAAGGTTGGCTAGTCTCAGAAAGGATCATGAAGCGGGCGTCGCCTTATCTCTAAGCCATACACTTGAGGAGTGACTCATGAAGTGGACACCGATCGCCGTCTCCCTTTGCCTCGCCATTATGGCGGGGCCAAACGTGGCGAATGCTGCTTTTCTCATCGAGATCGACACCGATGGGGCGGATGATGGCCCATTCACTCCCAGCCCAAATTTCAGTTTCGGTGGCGACACAACAACTGCCAGCTCGAGCATCGCATCGCCGACCGTTGGCCTGACGGGGGGCGATAGCATCTTCGGTGGCGACGGAGTGAATGACCCCGACACCTACCTCTATCGGTACGCACCCGGCGTCGACGCCGATAACCTTGCCCTCGCAACGGGCACGGCGCTCAACGATGATGGCGATTTCGCTTTCGGCCTAACAGGCGGCGTGTCCGGGGCATACCGTGTCTACGCAACTTGGCCAGAGACGACAAACGTTTCCGGTGGCGACACCACGTTCACGCTCTCGGAGGTTGGCGGGGATCTGTTTTCGGTGTCCCTCGACCAGAATAACACCGGCGGCGAGTGGATCCTGCTCGGTGAGGCCAACCTATCCGCTGGTGTCGTCTACACGCTCGCACAGACTGCTGGATCGAACACGTTTGTCTCGATGCGTGCCTCCGCGGCAATGTTCGAGCGAGTGCCCGAGCCCACCTCGGTCGCTCTAACGTTCGGGGCTGCAATCGGGCTGCTTGGCCTTCGCGGGCGCACTCACTGAGAGCGCTATCTTTTTTCTAATGGAGCGGCGCCGGTCCCCAACGACCGGCGCCGCTTTTTTGCTTCAACCCCGCAGCACGTCCTCCATCGTCAACACCTCGCCACGCGAGCCCGCGGCGAGCCTCTGCTGCAAGAACCTTAGCGCCGCGAGGGTCCCTTCCGCATAGACGCGACGGCCGAGGACGTTGTGTTCGAGCACGAGCTGGACGGTGCCCGCGGCGGCGGACAGTTCGTAGCGGTGGAAGGCGTGGCCGGCGAGGTGCTCGGCGGGCACGCCGACCTCGCTCTGTTGTCGTGCGGGGTCACGGACCTTCTCGATGTCGTCGACGGGGAACGGCACACCGAGGCCATTGGCCGACGCCACGAGCGCCTTCGCCGTGCCGCTGGTGTCACGCTTGTTCGCCTGATGGCTCTCGACGACCTTGAGTTCCGCGCCGGCGAGCGCGCCGGGGAACTCCGCCGCCAGCCACCGCGCGGCGGCCTGCATCAGCACAATCGGAACCGCCATGTTCGGGGCGATCACCGCCGACACGCCCGACGCCGCCACGAGGCGCTTCGCTTCATCAAGATCGAAGCTCGTGGTGCCCATCACAAACGGCACGTCGTTCTCGACATACCAGCGGACATTATCAAGAGCCGCGTCGGGAGTCGTGTAATCGACCGCCAGCGTGTCCGCCGGCAACGCGACAGCGGCGAGCGAATCACTCGCCACGAGGCCGATCTTCCGATCGCCGATCGCAATCGTCTTGCCCTCATGAACGGGACTCGACAGGCCAATATCGAAGAGCTCGAAGTCGTCCGAAGCTGCGACTAGCGCCGCGGTCTCCGCCGCCATCTTGCCGGGAAGGCCAGCCATGAAGATCGGAGTCGCCATCGGGCTTTGCTTCTCTTTGGTTTACCACGGAGGCACTGAGGACACGGAGGACGCACTGAGAAAACTAATGACCAATGACCAAGCCGCAATGACCAATGTGTTTCGCTACTTCATTAGTCATTGGGGCTTGGTCATTGGTCATTTGCTTCGGCTAGATGCCTTCGCGGAGGATCGACGTTAGCGCCGTGCGCGCGTCGGTGCGTTCGTCGCGGTACTTCTTGATGATGATCGCGTACGTCTGGTGCGAGCCGTCGCGCGACGCCAGGGCGCCGGGGACGCAGACGCTCCGCGCGGGGATGCGGCCCGGCGGCAACTCGCGGCCTTCGGGGACGCTGTAGATCTTCGTCGAGCCGGCGACGTAGCAGCCCATCGCTAGGACCGCGCCCTCTTCGATGATGACGCCCTCGGCCGCTTCGCCGCGGGCGCCGAAGAAGACGTCGTCCTCGATGATGACGGGGCTCGCTTGGAGCGGCTCGAGCACGCCGCCGATGCCGACGCCGCCCGAGATGTGGCAGTTCTTTCCCACCTGCGCGCAGCTGCCGACGGTGCTCCACGTGTCGATCATCGTCCCCGCGCCGACCCGCGCGCCGATGTTGATGTAGCACGGCATCAGCACCGCGCCCTCTTCGATGAATGACCCGTAGCGGGCGATCGCCGTCGGCACGCTGCGGACCTTCGCCTCACGCCAATTGGTCTTTAGCGCGACCTTGTCGAACCACTCGATCGGCCCGGCGGTCATCTCGCGGTTGTCCGAGTAACGGAAGTGCAACAGCACCGCCTTCTTGACCCACTCGTTGACCGTCCACTCACCGCCAACCCTCTCGGCGACACGGATCGCGCCCGAGTTCAAGAGGTCCAGCGCTTGCTTCACGAGCTCGCGCGCGTCAGCCGCTTCCTCACCGGCCCAAATTTCGTCGACGCGCGCAGCTAACGTTTGGATGTCCATCTATCAATCAAAAAAAGAATGGGACGCGGATTGACGCGGATTGAAGAGATCGGAAAGGATTTAAGTTACGGGCGTATCCGCGTTAATCCTTTATATCCCCGTGCATCCGCGTCCAATTCGTAAATTCAGACAGCGGCCGCTTCGAGGTGCGGGAACTCGGCGATCGCTTCGGCCGCCTTGATCGTCGCCAGGGCCTTTTCGCGGTTCGGGGCGTCGAGCTGATCGACCGTCACCAGCGGCATCCGCAGGCCGGCGCGGAGCATGTGGTGCAGCGGGATCGGGTTCTTCACGCAGAAGACCGCGTCGATGCACGGCTGCAGCGCCTTCTGCAATTCTTCCGCCGCGTCCCATTCGCCGGCGGCCGCCAGCTCGGTGATGCGTTGGAACTCGCGCGGCCAGCGGTTGGCCGACGCGCTGATCACGCCGACGCCGCCGCGACGCATCACCTCGACCACCAAGTGGTCTTCACCCGACATCAGCGAGAAGGTCTCGGGGTCGGTCGCCGCGCGGACCTTCTCGAGCATCGCCAGGTCGCCCGTCGCGTCCTTCACCGCGGCGATCGCCGGGTGCTCGGCGAGGCGGATCATCGTCTCGGCCTCGATACGGCTGCCGGTGCGCCCGGGGATGTTGTAGAGGATGATCGAGGTGTCGAGCCGTTCGGCCAGGTCGCCGACCGCCTCGAAGTGCGCCCGCAGGCCTTCTTGCGGCGGGTTGTTGTAATAGCCCGTGACGTGCAGCAGCGCGTCGGGGTGGATCGCCTTGGTGATCCGCTCGCTGAGGTGCAGGGCCTCGTCGGTCGAGTTCGAGCCCGCGCTGGCGAGGCACGTGACGCTGCGTCCCTGCTGGGCCGCCTTCGCGCGGGCGTACTCGATGCCGCGGGTGCAGAGGTCGACCTGCTCGTCGTGGCTGAGCATGGCGGACTGCCCCGTGGTGCCGGCGAAGAGGACGCCGCTAACGCCCGCTTCGAGGACCGAGTCGATCAGCTTGTAGACGCGGTGGAAGTCGATCCCCATCAGCGAGCCGACCGGCTTCATCGGGGTGAGAAGGGCGACGTGGGCGCCGCGGAGCTGGTCGGGCGTGATCATGGCGGGAAGCGGGGGAGCGGGAGCGTTGCTGCGCACGACGACGAGCCACCTGCGCGAAGCCGAGCAGTTTAACACGGCGGCTGGAATCGGCCTACGGGGTCGCCAATAGTCCCGCACGAAAAAGCCCCCGCCGTGCAGGGCACGGCGGGGGCTTCGGACACCGGAGAGCTGTCACACCCGAGCGATAGTTCAGCGGCGCTTACGGACTCCAAGCAGGGCCAGACCGCCTGCGGCGAGCAACGCCGAGGTCGGCTCCGGTACCGCTGCGACCGCGATATCGGCAATCACGCCTTGGCCGATGAGCCCCGAGACCGTTCCCTGCAGCGATGCAGCGCCCGTTCCCAAGTCAACCATGTACAGACTCGTCGCCTGGTTCGGGTTGGCGCTCGTCAGGTAGGCGGTTCCGGTCGCCCCGCTGATGTCGAATCCGGCAAACCCACTACCGAGGAACCCACTGGCGAGGTTGACGCCAAGCGGTCCCACGGTCTGGAGATTGCCCATGTTGGCGGGGGTTTGGGTCGCCAGGATGTCGTTGACAACATCCAAATCGTAGAGCGTGGTGCTGGTCGCCCCGGCGACGCTGTTGGTGTAACCGATCGTGCGGATGTCGGGGGTGTCGCCAAAGTTGGCGTCGCCCGCGTCGAAGGTGGGCAAACCATCGAGGCTGACCACCGAGCCGTCGACCGGGCTGATTCGGTAGTTGGTGTTGCTTCCTCGGCCGATGAGCCGAACCAAGTCCACGGTCGGGTTAAAGTCGATGGCTCCGGAGACTGGCAACGGCGCACCGATCGGCGTCAGGGCGCCGCTGGTCGTATTGATCGTGTAGAGCTGGTTGTCGTTGAAGCCGATGCCGTACAACTCGCCCGTTGAAGGACGGACGTCGATGCTACGCAACGAGAACGGCTCCAACGGATCGATACCGGCGGGCCGCTGGATCACGACATTCGAGGTTACCGAGCGAGAGTCGCTGTCGATCGTGTAGAGCTGATTGTCTTGTCCCGAGACAAAACTCGAAATCCCGTAGAGGGTTTCCGCCTGGGCAGAAGAGGCAACGAAATGGGTGGCCATCAAACACAAAGCGAGGCGGACGCCACCAAAGAAAAACCGAGTCATGAGCTGTTCCATTCAGAGTGTCGGGAGGGGAGAGACGGAGCCGTGCAGGATTGCCGACCCTCACACCGTACGGGCTTCACGAAGTGGCAGATTGGCTTCGGCAACAGAAACGCGAAAACTCGGCGCGAAACCCCTAAACCACACCGGCGATTGACTCGCGGGCGACCTGCTTGCTTGCGCAACAAGCAAGAAATCGTCTCTCGACTGCCATCATGGGGTGGTCGCTCTTCCCCCTAGTTGATCGGAGGGGACCCCTCGAACTACGACCGTGCTGCGCGGCCCGACGGTCGCACGTTGCTCCCTTTGCGCTTCGTCAGTTCGTCGCCCAACTCCCTCCGCGCCTGTTCGGCGTGTCCTTGTAGGCGCGCGACGATTTCCGGGTGTTCGGCGGCGACATTGGTCGTCTCGCCGACGTCGTTCTTGAGGTCGTACAACTCGAGTCCCGCGCGGGACTGCTCGTACTCGACCGGGAAGCCGTCCTTGCCGCCGGAACGGCCGGCGAGGGTCCGGTACTGGTGCGGCAACACGAGCTTCCAGCGTGCGTCACGCACCGCGCGCAGCTGGCGGTCGTAGTAGCAGTAGAAGACCTCGTGTGGCGACGGCGCGTCGCCGGTCATCACGGGGAGGATGTCCTTGCCGTCGATCTTGCGCTCGGGCAGCTCGGCGCCGATCATGCCGGCGATCGTCGGCAAGAGGTCCATCGTCGTGGCGAACTCGTCGCACCGCGTCCCCGCGGGGATACGCGCCGGCCAGCGCATCACGCAGGGCTCGCGGTAGCCGCCCTCCCACATGGTCCCCTTGCCTTCGCGCAGCGGACCGGCCGAGCCGGCGTGCTCGCCGAAGTTGATCCACGGGCCGTTGTCAGAAGTGAACACCACCAGCGTGTCGTCGCCGACGCCGCCGCGCTCGAGCGCGGCGAGGATTTCGCCGACCGACCAATCGAGCTCCATCACCACGTCGCCGTAGAGGCCGGCGCCGCTCTTGCCGGCGAACTTCTCTGACACGTAGAGCGGCACGTGCACCATCGTGTGCGGCACGTACAAGAAGAACGGCTGCTTGCCGGCGTGGCGGTCGATGAAGTCGACGGCGCGCTCGGTGTACTGCGTCGTCAGCAGGGCTTGATCGGCGGGCGTGAGATTCACATTGACGATCCGCTCGCCCTTATAGAGCGGCAGCGGTGGGTAGTTGCCCCGCCTGCCGTGCTCGAGGTCCTCCCGCCCCGGCGGGTAGGGCCACATGTCGTTGGAGTACGGCAGGCCAAAATACTCATCGAAGCCCTGGCGGGTCGGCAAGAACTCTGGCAGGTGGCCGAGGTGCCACTTGCCGAAGCACGCGGTGGCGTAGCCCCGCGACTTACAGACCTCGGCGATCGTTGTCTCGTGGGGGTGCAGCCCGTGCCGGGCGCCGGGCGACAGCGCGCCTTGGATGCTTACGCGGCTTGGGTAGCACCCTGTCATCAGCGCCGCGCGCGACGCGCTACAGACGGCCGTCGCGGCATGGAAGTCGGTAAAGACCCGCCCCTCGGCGGCCATGCGGTCGAGATGCGGCGTCGGGTACGACTCGCAGCCAAACGGCCCGATATCCGCGTAACCCATGTCGTCGATGAAGATCACCACGACATTGGGCGTGGCCCGAGCCGACGTCGCTTGAGCGGTCACGGCAGGCAACAACGCGGCAGCCAGCACAAGGCAGGCCGTTCGGATTAGCGTCGTCACGATCGAATCTCGAAGAAGAAGAAAAGGTGGCGGCGTTCCGTGTCGATGGACAAGAACCCTCGCGCTAAGGATTAGCATTACGGTAGCGGAGATCGATTGCCACCCCGGGTTAGCACCCGGGGCTCAGACGAAACAGCACGTCGCCATCTCGCCGCGTCTGAGCCGTGGGCGCAAGCCCTCGGTGGGCATAGCCCTATGCGTTCAACGCGTAGTTCGGCTCCTCGTCCGCTGGCGCCTGCCCCGTGATCGTCAGCAGTGGGCTGATCCGCTCGGTCGTCACGTGGTACTGCGGGTCCTCGGACACATTGACCTCGACGAGGTCGCCAGCGCGCTTCAGCAACTTACGGCACTCGGCGCTAAGGTGCGTCAGGTGCAGGCGTTTGCCGTGCTGCTGGTACTTATCCGCTAGCGCGCTGATCGCCTCCAGGCCCGACTGGTCGTAGACCCGGGTGTAGTAGAAGTCGATCACCACATCGTCGGGATCGCTCGCCGGGTCGAATAGCTCCTTGAACGAGGTCGCCGACGCGAAGAAGAGCGGACCGTGGAGCTGATAGATCTTGCTGCCGAACTCGTTGTGCTTGATGTCGACGCCGATGTGCTTGGCGTGCTGCCAGGCGAACACCAGCGCCGAAGCGATCACGCCGAGCACCACCGCCGTCGCCAGGTCGTGCATGACGGCCGTGTAGCCGGCGACGAGCAGCATCACGAGGTAATCGCTCACGGGCACCTTGCGCATCATCTTCAGGCTGGCCCACTCGAACGTGCCGATGACGACCATGAACATGACGCCCACCAACGCGGCCATCGGGATCAGCTCGATCCA from Botrimarina mediterranea encodes:
- a CDS encoding efflux RND transporter permease subunit, encoding MKFAHFFIDRPIFATVLSVAIVLVGAISYYTLPVSQYPEIALPTVVVTTTYPGATAETVAETVATPIEQEVNGVERMLYMESQSTPDGTMSLTITFELGTDVDQAQVLVQNRVDRALPRLPEEVRRGGVVTQKSSPEMLMVVHLISPDRSRDQVYISNYAYLQIRDALSRINGVGELRVFGGSEYSMRVWLDPEHLASLDLTAGDVVAALREQNVQVAAGKIGQTPLPEPTDFQLTISSQGRLRTAEEFAQIVIKRGAEGRLTRLSDVARIELGAQDYSVNSYLDGNNAVALLVFARPGTNGVDTAHEVEKTVKELSKNFPDGLEYRIAYNPTRFVEESIEEVFRTLIEATILVVLTVFIFLQRWQATLIPVVAIPISLIGTFAIMSGLGFSLNSLSLFGLVLAIGIVVDDAIVVVENVERLIHEGMSPREATRTAMTEVGSALIASALVLVAVFVPTAFMAGISGQFYRQFAVTIAVATVISAFVSLTLTPAMCALLLQPSDAKPGLFTRGMDLLFGWFFRPFNRVFDFGSNLYAGTVRRFVRMGLVMLIIYGGLLVATRYSFDLVPTGFIPEQDQGYLIVTIQLPDSASLTRTDEIVRRVSEIALDIDGINNAVAFAGFSGATRTNATNVAACFTALEDAGTRAERGREINVLQQELQAKLSQIQEADIRVLAPPPVRGIGNAGGVKLYVQDRGGAGYQALGDTTNAFVGAAMQEAGPATGIAAAFSFYRADTPQLYADIDRTRAQQLDVPMQNVFDTLQVYLGSLYVNDFNYLGRTYRVTAQADAEYRDELSDVLRLRTRSASGAIVPLGTILTMKERIGPDRIVRYNLFPSADVNGVTLPGTSTGQSIAAFERIAATTLPQGFDYEWTDLAYQEKAAGNTALLIFPLCVVFVFLTLAAQYESWVLPLAIILIVPLCLLFAIGGVWFRGMDNNILTQIGFVVLIALACKNAILIVEFAKALEDQGKTRFEAAVEACRLRLRAILMTAFSFVLGVIPLLIATGAGFEMRRALGTAVFSGMLGVTIMGLFLTPVFYVLLRGVFGRKKAERTA
- a CDS encoding golvesin C-terminal-like domain-containing protein — translated: MKWTPIAVSLCLAIMAGPNVANAAFLIEIDTDGADDGPFTPSPNFSFGGDTTTASSSIASPTVGLTGGDSIFGGDGVNDPDTYLYRYAPGVDADNLALATGTALNDDGDFAFGLTGGVSGAYRVYATWPETTNVSGGDTTFTLSEVGGDLFSVSLDQNNTGGEWILLGEANLSAGVVYTLAQTAGSNTFVSMRASAAMFERVPEPTSVALTFGAAIGLLGLRGRTH
- a CDS encoding efflux RND transporter periplasmic adaptor subunit, with product MTLPIRLAGPLAVAAAVLAVGCGSKPPGGPQANANAPVEVTVAKPLVLSTLDWDPYTGRLAPVDEVEVRARVSGYLESYHFEEGQFVDEGQLLFVIDQRPYQAAVDQAKALLEEAHSRHRQAEAQVREAEAGRQQVSARLELAQTQLNRAKPLVPRGAISEDAYDEYVAAARQAEADAAAADAAIESAKAAVNAAVASIATAEAALTAAELDLGYCRITAPIRGRVSRRMITKGNLVTGGLGAMPLTTIVSMDPIHVYFDCNEQALLKYIRLDQTTQRKSSRDVKTPAYMALIDEEGYPHKGYIDFVDNRVDRATGSMRARAIFANTDEELVPGVFVRLQIPGSEPGPRVLIPDSAVATDQAAKFVYIVGEGDKLERRPVTTGAISKDLRVITGGLDGSESVVVKGLQRCRPGAEVKVTVEEIVAGDDLGLPDTYEPVAPEEWLRPAMTPINTTPDAALTRAQKGAKAR
- a CDS encoding dihydrodipicolinate reductase C-terminal domain-containing protein, whose translation is MATPIFMAGLPGKMAAETAALVAASDDFELFDIGLSSPVHEGKTIAIGDRKIGLVASDSLAAVALPADTLAVDYTTPDAALDNVRWYVENDVPFVMGTTSFDLDEAKRLVAASGVSAVIAPNMAVPIVLMQAAARWLAAEFPGALAGAELKVVESHQANKRDTSGTAKALVASANGLGVPFPVDDIEKVRDPARQQSEVGVPAEHLAGHAFHRYELSAAAGTVQLVLEHNVLGRRVYAEGTLAALRFLQQRLAAGSRGEVLTMEDVLRG